The stretch of DNA CCGCCCGAATATAGTACCAACCAGGAGATAAACCCTTGATATGATAAAAACCTCCCTTGCCCGTGAAAACAAATACCCGAGAGGAAAACGAAGAGTTGGAAGAAACCAATACCAACGCCGAGGAAACTCCCCCACCTCGCTCGTCCGTCACCCTCCCCACTAACTCGGCAGAAAAAAGCGAGAGAGAAAAAAAGAGGAGGAAAGCAGTAGTAACT from Acidobacteriota bacterium encodes:
- a CDS encoding carboxypeptidase regulatory-like domain-containing protein, coding for MFAFSKKGDFKKKGRDVNSAPIERKEGRFCLIVTTAFLLFFSLSLFSAELVGRVTDERGGGVSSALVLVSSNSSFSSRVFVFTGKGGFYHIKGLSPGWYYIRA